The Acidimicrobiales bacterium genome has a segment encoding these proteins:
- a CDS encoding phospholipase D family protein, which translates to MSDWFLDPGERGNPATDLDRRRGDGRAWTEGNLVVPHVHGAVYFARLLEVLSGLGPGDLVHLCDWRGDADERLDGRPGSELGRVLAGLCRRGVDVRGLVWRSHPDQARLSEQEAEHLAEVVNEAGGEVLLDERVRFAGSHHQKLVVVRRAGSEDDDVAFVGGTDLCHTRRDDERHLGDPQAIAMNPRYTETPPWHDIQLEVRGPAVGDLAHTFRERWDDPTPLDHRNPWRAAMRRVTREPRHPRPLRPMPADPAPAGPHAVQVLRTYPAKRPAYPFAPEGERSVARAYLKALRRARRFVYLEDQYLWSATVAEALADALREHDRLHLLAVVPRLPEQAGVLSEAPELVGHGQAVDLLRSAGGDRVAVYDVENLAGTPVYVHAKVCVVDDVWAIAGSDNLNLRSWTHDSELSCAVLDATRDDREPADPAGLGDGARRFPRDLRLRLAAEHLGRDPADPELVDPDRWFAAWRASAAELEAWDRGGRRGPRPPGRVREHRPEAVPRWAGWWARPVYRWFVDPDGRPRALRGTAHF; encoded by the coding sequence GTGAGCGACTGGTTCCTCGACCCCGGCGAGCGCGGGAACCCCGCGACGGACCTCGACCGCCGCCGTGGCGACGGCCGGGCCTGGACGGAGGGGAACCTCGTCGTGCCCCACGTGCACGGCGCCGTCTACTTCGCCCGCCTCCTCGAGGTGCTGTCCGGCCTCGGCCCCGGCGACCTCGTCCACCTGTGCGACTGGCGGGGCGACGCCGACGAGCGCCTCGACGGCCGGCCGGGGTCGGAGCTCGGCCGGGTGCTGGCCGGGCTGTGCCGTCGGGGGGTCGACGTGCGCGGGCTCGTGTGGCGGTCCCACCCCGACCAGGCCCGGCTGAGCGAGCAGGAGGCCGAGCACCTCGCCGAGGTGGTGAACGAGGCCGGCGGGGAGGTGCTCCTCGACGAGCGGGTGCGCTTCGCCGGCTCCCACCACCAGAAGCTGGTCGTGGTGCGCCGGGCCGGCAGCGAGGACGACGACGTCGCCTTCGTCGGCGGCACCGACCTGTGCCACACCCGCAGGGACGACGAGCGCCACCTCGGCGACCCGCAGGCCATCGCCATGAACCCCCGCTACACCGAGACCCCGCCGTGGCACGACATCCAGCTGGAGGTGCGGGGGCCGGCCGTGGGCGACCTGGCCCACACCTTCCGCGAGCGGTGGGACGACCCGACCCCGCTCGACCACCGCAACCCCTGGCGGGCGGCCATGCGGCGGGTGACCCGCGAGCCCCGCCACCCCCGCCCGCTGCGGCCCATGCCCGCCGACCCGGCGCCGGCCGGCCCGCACGCCGTGCAGGTCCTGCGCACCTATCCGGCCAAGCGGCCGGCGTACCCGTTCGCGCCGGAGGGCGAGCGCAGCGTGGCCAGGGCCTACCTCAAGGCGCTGCGCCGGGCCAGGCGGTTCGTGTACCTGGAGGACCAGTACCTGTGGTCGGCGACGGTCGCCGAGGCGCTGGCCGACGCCCTCCGCGAGCACGACCGGCTGCACCTGCTCGCCGTCGTCCCCCGCCTGCCCGAGCAGGCCGGCGTGCTGTCCGAGGCGCCCGAGCTGGTCGGGCACGGCCAGGCCGTCGACCTGCTGCGGTCGGCCGGCGGCGACCGGGTGGCCGTCTACGACGTCGAGAACCTGGCCGGCACGCCGGTGTACGTGCACGCCAAGGTATGCGTGGTCGACGACGTGTGGGCCATCGCCGGGTCCGACAACCTGAACCTCCGCTCCTGGACGCACGACTCCGAGCTGAGCTGCGCCGTGCTCGACGCCACCCGCGACGACCGGGAGCCGGCCGACCCCGCCGGGCTGGGCGACGGCGCCCGCCGGTTCCCGCGGGACCTGCGCCTGCGCCTCGCCGCCGAGCACCTCGGCCGGGACCCGGCCGACCCCGAGCTGGTGGACCCCGACCGGTGGTTCGCGGCGTGGCGGGCGTCGGCCGCCGAGCTCGAGGCCTGGGACCGGGGCGGGCGGCGGGGGCCGCGGCCGCCCGGCCGCGTCCGCGAGCACCGCCCCGAGGCCGTCCCCCGGTGGGCCGGCTGGTGGGCGAGGCCGGTGTACCGGTGGTTCGTCGACCCCGACGGCCGCCCCCGGGCGCTGCGGGGCACGGCCCACTTCTAG
- a CDS encoding TIGR03557 family F420-dependent LLM class oxidoreductase, with product MAEIGYALSSEEHRPSDLVRYAVLAEEAGFTFAGLSDHYHPWTSTQGQAGFVWGTLGAIAQATERLRVGTGVTCPTVRIHPAIIAQAAATAADLMPGRFFLGVGTGEALNEHILGDPWPPLDVRLEMLEDAVEVIRELWKGNLTTLENRHYVVHNARVYTLPEELPPIVVAASGGKSTEVAARIGDGIWGTTPDAEMLEQYGSQGGTGMRIGEMTVCWAATEDEAVRTATEMWPNLAIPGQLGQDLPLPSHFESAAELVTEDMVREAIPVGPDPDQHLSGLREYLDAGYDHVYVHQIGPDQEGFLRFWRDEVAPKVNGT from the coding sequence ATGGCTGAGATCGGCTACGCCCTGTCCTCCGAGGAGCATCGCCCGAGCGACCTCGTCCGCTACGCCGTGCTGGCGGAGGAGGCGGGGTTCACGTTCGCGGGCCTCTCCGACCACTACCACCCGTGGACGAGCACCCAGGGCCAGGCCGGGTTCGTGTGGGGCACTCTCGGCGCCATCGCCCAGGCCACCGAGCGCCTGCGGGTCGGCACCGGCGTCACCTGCCCGACGGTCCGCATCCACCCGGCGATCATCGCCCAGGCGGCGGCGACGGCGGCCGACCTGATGCCGGGGCGCTTCTTCCTCGGCGTCGGCACCGGCGAGGCGCTGAACGAGCACATCCTCGGCGACCCCTGGCCGCCCCTCGACGTCCGCCTCGAGATGCTGGAGGACGCCGTCGAGGTCATCCGCGAGCTGTGGAAGGGCAACCTGACCACGCTCGAGAACCGCCACTACGTCGTCCACAACGCCCGCGTCTACACGCTCCCCGAGGAGCTGCCGCCGATCGTGGTCGCCGCGTCCGGCGGGAAGTCGACCGAGGTGGCGGCCCGCATCGGCGACGGCATCTGGGGCACCACCCCCGACGCCGAGATGCTCGAGCAGTACGGGTCCCAGGGCGGCACCGGGATGCGCATCGGCGAGATGACGGTGTGCTGGGCGGCGACCGAGGACGAGGCCGTCCGCACGGCGACCGAGATGTGGCCGAACCTCGCCATCCCCGGCCAGCTCGGCCAGGACCTGCCCCTGCCGTCGCACTTCGAGTCGGCCGCCGAGCTCGTCACCGAGGACATGGTCCGCGAGGCGATCCCCGTCGGCCCGGACCCCGACCAGCACCTCTCCGGCCTCCGGGAGTACCTCGACGCCGGCTACGACCACGTCTACGTCCACCAGATCGGGCCCGACCAGGAGGGGTTCCTGCGCTTCTGGCGGGACGAGGTCGCTCCCAAGGTGAACGGGACCTGA
- a CDS encoding CoA pyrophosphatase, translated as MSDAGPEERKEAAVLVAVFADDGGERRLVLVRRGARGVHGGQLALPGGNREPGDRSMVDTALREAQEEVGLDPASVEVVAELDPVETRTTGFRVWPVLARVAPPAEWVAQEGEVAEVVTVPVRELADPANRGEREMTFPTWPEPRTTPFLRVGEHELWGLTYRILVPLLDRLGSL; from the coding sequence GTGAGCGACGCCGGGCCGGAGGAGCGCAAGGAGGCGGCCGTCCTCGTCGCCGTGTTCGCGGACGACGGCGGCGAGCGCCGGCTGGTGCTCGTGCGCCGGGGGGCGAGGGGGGTGCACGGCGGCCAGCTGGCCCTCCCGGGCGGGAACCGGGAGCCGGGCGACCGGTCGATGGTCGACACCGCCCTGCGAGAGGCGCAGGAGGAGGTGGGCCTCGACCCGGCGTCGGTGGAGGTGGTCGCCGAGCTCGACCCGGTGGAGACCCGCACCACCGGGTTCCGGGTGTGGCCGGTGCTCGCCCGGGTGGCGCCGCCGGCCGAGTGGGTGGCCCAGGAGGGCGAGGTCGCCGAGGTGGTGACCGTCCCGGTGCGGGAGCTGGCCGACCCCGCCAACCGGGGCGAGCGGGAGATGACGTTCCCGACCTGGCCCGAGCCGAGGACCACCCCGTTCCTGCGCGTCGGCGAGCACGAGCTCTGGGGGCTGACCTACCGGATCCTGGTGCCGCTGCTCGACCGGCTGGGCTCGCTGTAG
- a CDS encoding Ku protein — MARAIWSGSVSFGLVNVPVKLHGAVSPKDVHFHQLEEGTGARIRYQRVSEESGEEVPYDHIVKGYEIAKGTYVPIEPEELEAVEPESTHTVDIEDFVALDDIDPIHFDDAYYLVPDGAGATKAYALLTEAMERSGRVAIGRFVMRTKQHLVALRPLDGVLTLHTLYYADELVDRADLEGVAGRSAVGKKELEAASRLIDSLTTDWDPGRYHDTYREEVLDMVHRKAEGEDVVTEAPKEHKAEVLDLMAALEASLAGRRGGGRSAGASGKPAAKASKASKAGKAAKAGKAAKKPSSSKSASSKTASSKTTSSKTMSAKKSSSKPAKKAARKPARRARKSA; from the coding sequence ATGGCGAGAGCGATCTGGTCGGGATCGGTGAGCTTCGGCCTGGTCAACGTGCCGGTCAAGCTCCACGGGGCGGTGTCGCCGAAGGACGTCCACTTCCACCAGCTGGAGGAGGGCACCGGCGCCCGCATCCGCTACCAGCGGGTGTCGGAGGAGTCCGGCGAGGAGGTGCCCTACGACCACATCGTGAAGGGCTACGAGATCGCCAAGGGCACGTACGTGCCGATCGAGCCCGAGGAGCTGGAGGCGGTCGAGCCGGAGTCGACCCACACCGTGGACATCGAGGACTTCGTCGCCCTCGACGACATCGACCCGATCCACTTCGACGACGCCTACTACCTCGTCCCCGACGGCGCCGGCGCCACGAAGGCCTACGCGCTGCTGACCGAGGCCATGGAGCGGTCGGGCCGGGTGGCGATCGGCCGCTTCGTGATGCGGACCAAGCAGCACCTCGTCGCCCTCCGCCCCCTCGACGGCGTGCTCACGCTGCACACGCTCTACTACGCCGACGAGCTGGTCGACCGGGCCGACCTGGAGGGCGTCGCGGGGCGGTCGGCCGTCGGCAAGAAGGAGCTGGAGGCGGCCAGCCGGCTGATCGACTCGCTCACGACGGACTGGGACCCCGGCCGGTACCACGACACCTACCGCGAGGAGGTGCTCGACATGGTGCACCGCAAGGCCGAGGGCGAGGACGTGGTGACCGAGGCGCCGAAGGAGCACAAGGCCGAGGTGCTCGACCTGATGGCCGCGCTGGAGGCGAGCCTGGCGGGGAGGAGGGGCGGCGGCCGGTCGGCAGGGGCGTCGGGAAAGCCGGCGGCCAAGGCGAGCAAGGCGAGCAAGGCCGGCAAGGCCGCCAAGGCCGGTAAGGCGGCGAAGAAGCCGTCCTCGTCGAAGTCGGCGTCCTCGAAGACCGCGTCGTCGAAGACCACGTCGTCGAAGACGATGTCGGCGAAGAAGTCGTCGTCCAAGCCGGCGAAGAAGGCGGCGAGGAAGCCGGCCAGGCGGGCGAGGAAGAGCGCCTGA
- a CDS encoding DNA polymerase ligase N-terminal domain-containing protein — protein MAAGSLGRYRELRDFHRTPEPSGDGDGAAPVDLPRFVIQQHDATRLHWDLRLEHDGVLPSWALPRGVPWSPDDNHLAVHTEDHPLEYLTFSGEIPEGNYGAGAMFIWDTGTYEVHEWTDRKVVITLHGERATGRYALFQTRGRDWIIHRMDPPADPERRPVPADLRPMTARPGRLPRDQDRFAFEVRWSGQRVLAVSSGGVVELRDPDGVDVAERYPEVRRVGRAIGSVEVVLDGVVTDPRGGDAVARRADVRSDSGWRRLAERAPVTLVAFDLIWLDGHPVTDLPYENRRRLLEELDLAGPAWQVPAAHVGDGTALLQAARAKGLWGLVAKRLDSPYRPGRRSDDWREIRA, from the coding sequence GTGGCCGCCGGGTCGCTCGGGCGCTACCGGGAGCTGCGGGACTTCCACCGCACCCCCGAGCCGAGCGGCGACGGCGACGGCGCCGCGCCCGTCGACCTGCCCCGCTTCGTCATCCAGCAGCACGACGCCACCCGCCTGCACTGGGACCTGCGCCTCGAGCACGACGGCGTGCTGCCCTCGTGGGCGCTCCCCCGCGGCGTGCCGTGGAGCCCCGACGACAACCACCTGGCCGTGCACACCGAGGACCACCCGCTCGAGTACCTGACGTTCTCGGGCGAGATCCCGGAGGGCAACTACGGCGCCGGCGCCATGTTCATCTGGGACACCGGCACGTACGAGGTCCACGAGTGGACCGACCGCAAGGTCGTGATCACCCTGCACGGCGAGCGGGCGACGGGGCGGTACGCGCTGTTCCAGACCAGGGGCCGGGACTGGATCATCCACCGGATGGACCCGCCGGCCGACCCGGAGCGCCGGCCCGTCCCCGCCGACCTGCGGCCGATGACCGCCCGTCCCGGCCGCCTGCCCCGCGACCAGGACCGGTTCGCGTTCGAGGTGCGGTGGTCGGGGCAGCGGGTGCTGGCCGTGTCGTCGGGCGGCGTGGTCGAGCTGCGGGACCCCGACGGGGTCGACGTGGCCGAGCGCTACCCCGAGGTGCGGCGGGTCGGGCGGGCCATCGGCTCGGTCGAGGTCGTGCTCGACGGGGTGGTGACCGACCCCAGAGGCGGCGACGCCGTCGCCCGCCGGGCCGACGTGCGCAGCGACAGCGGGTGGCGGCGCCTGGCCGAGCGGGCCCCGGTCACCCTCGTCGCGTTCGACCTGATCTGGCTGGACGGCCATCCCGTCACCGACCTGCCCTACGAGAACCGCCGCCGCCTGCTGGAGGAGCTCGACCTGGCCGGCCCGGCCTGGCAGGTGCCGGCCGCCCACGTCGGCGACGGGACGGCGCTGCTCCAGGCGGCGCGGGCCAAGGGCCTGTGGGGGCTCGTCGCCAAGCGCCTCGACAGTCCCTACCGGCCGGGCCGGCGGTCCGACGACTGGCGGGAGATCCGGGCCTGA